The Paenibacillus uliginis N3/975 genome has a window encoding:
- a CDS encoding DEAD/DEAH box helicase: MSFPINEQVIQSLCGRTSFNKGVMYARSGKVSITSYNPSDSVFYARVDGDQNCDVEVKIYGNGEVEAACTCSSFFSFDKHCKHTAAVLLHILHIQIEGDLYSEMRSSDEETGVSDVDIMLTKTMLELFEDKHQRSSRAQTYFDTRTVLDVELVCRVISYGYWKYRFGIEMKIGSKRMYIVQNIRQFLDRVQRKESYAFSKHFTYDPELHSFRKEDDDIIQQFIEICSREYMYRETSSPFANVQPSKLNGERMLLIPPYVWGDLYPLLVKAPSIKLEQDGVTYDGFGLSDGAIPLHFEFDQVREETEGYQLHVQGLENMMVLEAYELVLAEGKLWKLPGDQCAKLSDMKHMLENSGRNTMGILPEQMEPFMEKVIPGLRKLGSVGVSQVVSNRIVQTPLAARLYLDRVKDRLLAGLEFQYGDIIINPLQETYQQRGEGRILMRNGDQENRIMELMEQSRFSKTEGGYFLDDEDDEYDFLYHVVPQLEQLLKVYATSAVKVRLFKGAIPPKVTVSMDERTEWLQFKFDMDGIPEAEVRKLLKSLEEKRKFHKLPDGALMPLESTEFQEMLHFMNGIGINLSDLNGAEMRLPAVRALYFMDFDSHGNSIKLEKSLRRLLEHVRNPDHLDFPVPERLSHILREYQVYGYQWMKTLAFYRFGGILADDMGLGKTLQSIAFIVSVLSEIRERKQPALVVTPASLMYNWKNELERFAPEVHVVIADGTKSERTSTLQNTERVDVVITSYPLLRRDITLYTVKSFHTVILDEAQTFKNHATQTAHAVKAIDAMYHFALTGTPVENKMEELWTIFDTVFPQLFPERRAFNELSRETVAKRIRPFLLRRLKSDVLKELPDKIETLQASELLPEQKKLYAAYLAKLQHEALKHLNEKGFQKNRIKILAGLTRLRQLCCHPSLFVEGYEGSSAKFEQLMEIVEECRNAGKRMLIFSQFTEMLGLIGRELGDQGVSFFYLDGQTPAAERVTLCSRFNEGERDLFLVSLKAGGTGLNLTGADTVILYDLWWNPAVEQQAADRAHRIGQKKIVQVIRLVAQGTVEDKMYELQQKKKDLIEEIIQPGEEVLTALTEQEIREILMI, from the coding sequence ATGAGCTTTCCAATAAATGAACAAGTCATCCAATCGTTGTGCGGACGCACCTCTTTTAACAAAGGAGTAATGTACGCTCGGTCTGGCAAAGTTTCGATTACAAGTTATAATCCAAGTGATTCTGTTTTTTATGCGAGGGTCGATGGTGACCAGAATTGCGATGTAGAAGTGAAGATTTATGGTAATGGAGAAGTGGAGGCGGCATGTACCTGCTCGTCTTTTTTTTCATTTGATAAGCATTGCAAACATACAGCCGCCGTACTGCTGCATATATTACATATTCAAATAGAGGGGGATTTGTATTCAGAAATGCGCTCTTCTGATGAGGAAACAGGCGTTTCGGATGTAGATATTATGCTTACGAAGACGATGTTGGAACTCTTTGAAGACAAGCACCAGCGTTCAAGCCGTGCCCAGACCTATTTTGATACTAGAACGGTACTTGATGTTGAGCTTGTATGCCGAGTAATCTCTTATGGATACTGGAAATATAGGTTTGGCATTGAGATGAAGATCGGTTCCAAGCGAATGTATATCGTACAAAACATTCGGCAATTTCTGGATCGGGTTCAGCGTAAAGAGAGTTATGCTTTTTCGAAGCATTTCACGTACGATCCTGAGCTTCATAGCTTTAGAAAAGAGGATGATGATATCATCCAGCAGTTTATTGAAATATGCAGCAGAGAGTATATGTACCGTGAGACATCAAGCCCGTTCGCAAATGTTCAGCCGAGTAAGTTGAATGGTGAGCGGATGTTATTAATTCCTCCGTATGTCTGGGGAGATTTGTATCCGCTGCTCGTAAAAGCACCATCCATAAAGCTGGAGCAGGATGGGGTTACATATGATGGTTTCGGTTTGAGTGATGGCGCGATTCCGCTTCATTTTGAGTTTGACCAAGTCCGTGAGGAGACTGAAGGCTATCAGCTGCACGTACAAGGGCTGGAGAATATGATGGTTTTGGAAGCGTATGAGCTGGTCCTTGCGGAAGGGAAGCTGTGGAAGCTGCCTGGGGATCAATGCGCAAAACTCTCGGATATGAAACATATGCTTGAGAACTCAGGCAGGAACACTATGGGTATCCTTCCGGAACAGATGGAACCTTTTATGGAAAAGGTCATTCCAGGATTAAGAAAGCTCGGCAGCGTCGGTGTTTCTCAGGTCGTCTCTAACCGGATCGTGCAGACGCCACTTGCAGCACGCTTGTATCTGGATCGGGTAAAGGACCGGCTGTTGGCGGGTCTTGAATTTCAATACGGCGATATTATTATCAATCCTCTTCAGGAAACGTACCAACAGCGGGGCGAAGGCCGGATTCTGATGCGTAACGGAGATCAGGAAAACCGAATTATGGAGCTTATGGAACAAAGCCGTTTCAGTAAGACAGAGGGCGGATATTTTCTGGATGACGAGGATGATGAGTACGATTTTCTGTATCATGTTGTTCCGCAGTTGGAACAGTTGTTGAAGGTCTATGCTACCTCTGCGGTGAAGGTACGGCTGTTTAAAGGAGCTATTCCTCCTAAAGTGACGGTAAGCATGGATGAACGGACGGAATGGCTGCAGTTTAAGTTTGATATGGATGGAATACCAGAGGCGGAAGTACGCAAGCTTCTGAAGTCTCTGGAAGAGAAACGCAAGTTTCACAAGCTGCCGGACGGTGCTCTAATGCCGTTGGAAAGCACAGAATTTCAGGAAATGCTTCATTTTATGAATGGGATAGGGATCAATCTATCGGATCTGAATGGTGCCGAAATGCGTTTGCCTGCCGTTCGTGCACTGTATTTCATGGATTTCGATAGTCATGGGAATTCCATAAAGCTAGAAAAGTCTTTAAGACGACTTCTGGAGCATGTTCGAAATCCAGATCATTTGGACTTCCCGGTACCCGAAAGATTGTCTCATATCCTCAGGGAGTACCAGGTATACGGTTATCAGTGGATGAAGACGTTGGCGTTTTACCGGTTTGGAGGCATCCTGGCGGATGATATGGGTCTTGGAAAAACATTGCAGAGCATTGCGTTTATCGTTTCGGTTCTGTCTGAGATTCGAGAACGTAAGCAACCCGCACTGGTTGTTACTCCAGCATCACTCATGTATAACTGGAAGAATGAGCTGGAAAGGTTTGCGCCTGAGGTTCATGTCGTCATAGCTGATGGCACGAAAAGTGAGCGGACATCCACTCTGCAGAATACCGAACGGGTAGATGTTGTAATTACTTCTTACCCGCTGCTTCGTAGAGATATTACTCTTTATACAGTGAAATCGTTTCATACGGTAATTTTGGATGAAGCTCAGACGTTCAAGAATCATGCTACCCAGACGGCACACGCCGTAAAAGCAATTGATGCGATGTACCATTTTGCACTTACCGGAACGCCGGTAGAGAATAAAATGGAAGAGCTATGGACCATATTCGATACTGTGTTTCCACAATTGTTTCCGGAAAGGAGGGCCTTTAATGAGCTTTCTAGGGAAACAGTGGCAAAGCGTATCCGGCCATTTCTGCTGCGACGGCTGAAGTCAGATGTATTGAAGGAGCTGCCTGATAAGATTGAGACTCTTCAAGCTTCCGAGCTGCTGCCGGAGCAGAAGAAGCTGTATGCCGCTTATCTGGCCAAGCTGCAACATGAAGCCTTGAAGCATTTGAACGAGAAGGGATTTCAAAAGAACCGTATCAAGATTCTTGCCGGCTTAACCAGACTTCGTCAGTTGTGCTGTCATCCCTCGTTGTTTGTGGAGGGGTATGAGGGTAGTTCTGCCAAGTTCGAGCAGCTGATGGAAATTGTAGAAGAGTGCCGGAATGCAGGAAAGCGAATGCTCATTTTTTCGCAGTTCACAGAGATGTTGGGCCTCATTGGTCGTGAGCTAGGAGATCAGGGTGTCTCATTTTTTTATCTGGACGGCCAGACGCCAGCTGCGGAGCGGGTTACTCTATGCAGCAGATTTAATGAAGGGGAGAGGGATTTGTTCCTGGTCTCTCTGAAAGCAGGTGGTACTGGACTGAATTTGACTGGCGCAGATACGGTGATTTTGTACGACTTGTGGTGGAATCCAGCCGTAGAGCAGCAAGCGGCAGATCGTGCACACCGTATTGGCCAGAAGAAGATTGTTCAGGTGATCCGTCTTGTTGCACAAGGTACCGTGGAAGACAAGATGTACGAGCTTCAGCAGAAGAAGAAAGATTTAATCGAGGAAATTATTCAACCTGGAGAGGAAGTATTGACAGCACTTACGGAACAGGAGATCCGGGAAATATTGATGATCTAA
- a CDS encoding HXXEE domain-containing protein yields MPELLMEMSIPTLVWLFIVAFLIHDLEEIIWVGPWIEKNRTEVITKVPGFMKKRLENLFRINSSQFAVAVLLELIVFIPFTFMAAEQGKFLVFLAFNSLFFIHVFTHLGQSIYLRRYTPGVVTAVIITLPYGLFLFYRLLSDGLVTWSQVLWSIPLGLLMVPVVLVGHKLGKKVVK; encoded by the coding sequence ATGCCGGAATTGCTAATGGAAATGAGTATACCAACATTAGTATGGTTGTTTATTGTTGCATTTCTAATTCATGATCTCGAAGAGATTATCTGGGTCGGCCCTTGGATTGAGAAGAATAGGACGGAAGTCATCACGAAAGTGCCGGGTTTCATGAAGAAGAGACTAGAGAACCTGTTCCGAATTAACAGCAGTCAATTTGCTGTTGCCGTACTCTTGGAGCTGATTGTGTTTATCCCGTTTACGTTTATGGCTGCAGAGCAGGGGAAGTTTTTAGTGTTTCTGGCCTTTAACAGTTTATTTTTCATACATGTGTTTACTCATCTTGGTCAAAGTATTTATTTAAGAAGATATACGCCTGGGGTTGTTACCGCTGTAATCATCACACTACCGTATGGCCTGTTCTTGTTTTACCGCTTGCTCTCTGATGGATTGGTAACGTGGAGTCAGGTTTTGTGGAGCATTCCTTTAGGGCTGCTTATGGTACCGGTCGTCTTGGTTGGGCATAAGCTCGGCAAAAAAGTTGTGAAATAA
- a CDS encoding EutN/CcmL family microcompartment protein: protein MIMGQVMGSLWATRKDNKLNGLTFLVVKPLSYNDAPVERDYFVAADNAGAGIGDTVLVTMGSAARTSFANSDVPVDAVIVGIVDSIEVAHE, encoded by the coding sequence ATGATCATGGGACAAGTTATGGGCAGCCTATGGGCTACCCGCAAAGACAATAAGCTGAACGGTCTGACCTTCCTGGTGGTCAAGCCATTATCGTATAACGATGCACCCGTAGAGCGCGACTATTTCGTTGCTGCGGATAACGCGGGAGCAGGCATCGGGGACACCGTACTCGTGACGATGGGAAGCGCTGCCCGAACATCGTTCGCCAATTCGGACGTACCTGTTGACGCAGTTATTGTGGGAATCGTCGATTCTATCGAGGTAGCCCATGAGTAG
- a CDS encoding ethanolamine utilization protein, translating into MNVEALDRAAIIEAVTAEVMKRLQQAQSNEPTTVPVLKKQAVLLTVEPVPELESMLNQHYEVRYYDESLRDCDVLIIPKLCLQLLSNLGNGISAGQRERFVLTMLLKGRQVIALEEGLLYRKYKSTAPVLLYKQYDGFVDKLSSYGIQMVKESGLLMACQQDGRSEDIQQSSPAIEHAEVLLQPEVLTRKVITEAELKKYRLQNRKEIVIDRHSIITPLAQDYLRMQQMQVHRR; encoded by the coding sequence ATGAACGTAGAAGCTCTGGATCGAGCTGCAATTATTGAAGCCGTTACGGCTGAAGTGATGAAGAGGCTACAGCAGGCACAATCGAATGAACCAACAACCGTACCTGTGCTCAAGAAGCAGGCAGTATTGCTGACCGTGGAACCGGTACCGGAATTGGAGAGCATGCTGAATCAACACTATGAGGTGCGATATTACGACGAGTCGCTCAGAGATTGCGATGTACTGATCATTCCGAAGCTGTGCCTTCAGTTGCTGTCCAATCTTGGCAACGGCATAAGCGCGGGCCAGCGTGAACGGTTCGTGCTGACCATGCTGTTGAAAGGAAGACAGGTTATCGCTCTGGAAGAGGGTCTTCTTTACCGGAAATACAAGTCAACAGCACCTGTCTTATTGTACAAACAGTATGACGGATTCGTAGACAAACTGAGCAGCTACGGCATTCAGATGGTCAAAGAGTCGGGGCTGCTGATGGCTTGTCAGCAAGATGGACGATCGGAGGATATTCAGCAATCGTCTCCCGCTATTGAACATGCTGAAGTGCTCCTACAGCCGGAAGTGCTGACCCGCAAAGTCATTACCGAAGCCGAACTGAAAAAGTATCGTCTCCAAAACCGGAAAGAGATTGTGATCGATCGGCACAGTATTATTACGCCGCTCGCTCAGGATTATTTGCGTATGCAGCAGATGCAGGTACACAGAAGATAA
- a CDS encoding BMC domain-containing protein yields MSSAIGVVELRSISKGYETADHMLKTSPVNIHHLKPICPGKFLIIMSGDTADVQEAMDTAKVAAGEFRITDFVLHGVHPDIIEGLKRRYSSQSVDTIGIVETSTVSSGIYALNEALKQCDIRVKKMNLGMAIGGKFLAVFTGSVSDVEQGMKVFVSSIDQKRIIHNTVLRSPSEEIKQHF; encoded by the coding sequence ATGAGTAGTGCGATTGGTGTTGTTGAACTGCGCAGCATAAGTAAAGGATACGAGACGGCAGATCACATGCTGAAGACATCTCCTGTCAACATACATCATTTAAAGCCGATTTGCCCGGGAAAGTTCCTCATAATCATGAGCGGCGATACGGCAGACGTGCAGGAAGCGATGGATACAGCTAAGGTGGCGGCGGGTGAATTCCGAATAACCGATTTTGTGCTGCATGGCGTTCATCCTGACATCATAGAGGGCTTGAAGCGACGTTATTCTTCCCAGTCTGTGGACACCATCGGAATCGTGGAAACATCGACGGTTTCTTCCGGAATTTATGCGTTAAATGAAGCTTTGAAGCAATGCGATATCCGTGTGAAAAAAATGAATCTCGGCATGGCGATTGGCGGCAAGTTTCTCGCTGTGTTCACGGGAAGTGTCAGCGACGTCGAGCAGGGGATGAAGGTGTTTGTCTCCTCCATAGATCAGAAACGGATTATTCACAATACCGTGCTGCGTTCCCCGTCCGAGGAAATCAAACAACATTTCTGA
- a CDS encoding Ger(x)C family spore germination protein, translating into MKRYVLSLFLFLILTSFLTGCWNRRELNELAIAVGMGLDKVGEQYRVSVQVVNPKEVASSKGQGLSPAILYTMEGDTILEAVRRMSTLSARKIYFSHLRMLLIGESLAREGMAESLDLLLRDQEIRSDFYLVVTQNSSAEEVLKVMTPLESVPANKLFTTLETSEKYWSPSLTETLDETIKALIEEGRHPVLSGLRIVGDSEVGTSKKNVENIDIPTELKESGLAAFKQDKLIGWLNEEESKGYNYIRGNVKSTAGHVDCLGGGKVTTEVVRTKSEIKGRVVQGQPQVNVTLQAEQNIAAVECRNLELIKTETIRRIEKEAEAEIISLMESAIKKAQNSIGADIFGFGEAIRRADPKAWKKMKEDWDERYFSDLPVHIKVKVKIRRIGTVGDSFLNNTKE; encoded by the coding sequence ATGAAACGATACGTACTCAGTCTGTTCTTGTTCCTTATTCTGACCTCTTTTCTGACAGGATGCTGGAATCGCCGGGAACTAAATGAGCTCGCCATCGCGGTCGGGATGGGGCTCGATAAAGTGGGAGAACAATACCGGGTATCGGTTCAGGTGGTGAATCCTAAAGAAGTGGCTTCCAGTAAAGGGCAAGGCTTATCTCCTGCCATCTTGTATACGATGGAGGGCGACACCATATTGGAAGCCGTGCGGAGGATGAGCACCCTCAGTGCGCGAAAAATTTATTTTTCCCACCTGAGGATGCTCCTGATCGGTGAATCCCTTGCCCGGGAAGGAATGGCAGAAAGCTTGGATCTCCTGCTCCGGGATCAAGAAATCCGGAGCGATTTTTACCTTGTGGTGACTCAGAACAGTTCTGCGGAAGAGGTGCTAAAAGTCATGACGCCACTGGAGAGTGTACCGGCAAACAAACTATTTACCACACTGGAGACATCCGAGAAATACTGGTCTCCCAGTTTGACGGAAACGCTGGATGAAACGATCAAGGCTCTTATCGAAGAAGGTAGGCACCCTGTCCTGTCCGGACTTCGAATCGTTGGAGACTCAGAGGTCGGAACTTCAAAGAAAAATGTTGAAAATATCGATATCCCCACCGAACTGAAAGAGTCGGGGCTTGCCGCTTTTAAGCAAGACAAATTGATTGGCTGGTTAAACGAGGAAGAGAGCAAGGGTTATAACTATATCCGCGGGAATGTCAAAAGCACGGCCGGCCATGTGGACTGTCTGGGGGGAGGCAAGGTTACTACAGAGGTCGTTCGGACAAAATCGGAGATAAAAGGCCGCGTTGTACAGGGGCAGCCTCAGGTGAATGTCACCCTCCAAGCGGAGCAAAATATCGCCGCAGTGGAGTGCAGAAACTTGGAACTGATCAAGACAGAAACGATTCGACGGATTGAAAAAGAGGCGGAAGCCGAAATCATATCGCTGATGGAGTCAGCAATCAAGAAGGCGCAGAACTCTATCGGCGCGGATATTTTCGGATTCGGTGAAGCGATTCGACGGGCCGATCCGAAAGCATGGAAGAAAATGAAAGAGGACTGGGATGAGCGCTATTTTTCAGATTTACCGGTTCATATCAAGGTCAAAGTCAAAATTCGACGAATCGGAACGGTTGGAGATTCATTTCTGAACAATACGAAGGAGTAG
- a CDS encoding spore germination protein, which yields MIFRKRSPHKIKKSLAINSEVETDPPADVLSKSVEQNLQKIQETLGNSTDLIIRKFPYAPAGGRTVAILFTDGLAEGKVVNDYIMESLMQKEEGDDSDPIDRESDSSSDIFQTLKDEALTFGDIRDLSNFEALYHSLLSGDAIILIDGESKGIAASARGWRDRGVGEPAVENVVRGPREGFSEVLRTNTALIRRKIKDPRLWLESKQIGRVTQTDIGIMYIKGIANDKIVEEVHARLDRIDIDAILESGYIEELIQDETMTPFPTVYNSERPDVIAAELLEGKVAILVDGTPFVLMVPAPFVSFMNAAEDYYQRADISSFVRLLRYGGAFIALLAPSLYIAITTFHQEMLPTNLLIGLAAQRENVPFPAFIEALMMEVTFEILREAGVRMPKYIGAAVSIVGTLVIGQAAVEAGIISAAMVIVVSITAISSFVLPAYNMSIAFRMMRFPFMGIAASFGLYGIFVGCIALVLHLCSLRTFGVPYMAPLAPLIPSDNKDALFRFPHSLLLTRPRLTNQKNIKRENSATSRKSQK from the coding sequence ATGATATTTCGGAAAAGAAGCCCTCATAAGATCAAAAAATCCCTTGCCATAAATAGCGAGGTTGAGACGGATCCTCCTGCCGACGTGCTCAGCAAGAGCGTGGAGCAAAACCTTCAGAAAATTCAAGAGACCCTTGGCAATAGCACCGATCTCATTATAAGGAAATTTCCATACGCGCCTGCTGGCGGCCGAACCGTTGCAATCTTGTTTACCGACGGGCTGGCAGAAGGAAAAGTCGTAAACGACTATATTATGGAATCATTAATGCAAAAAGAAGAAGGAGATGATTCCGATCCCATTGATCGGGAGTCTGATTCCTCATCAGATATTTTTCAGACTTTAAAAGATGAAGCCCTGACTTTTGGCGACATCCGTGATCTTTCGAACTTTGAAGCCTTATATCACTCGCTGCTATCCGGAGATGCAATTATTCTCATCGATGGCGAGTCGAAGGGAATAGCAGCGAGTGCGCGAGGGTGGAGAGATCGCGGTGTTGGTGAACCTGCCGTGGAGAATGTGGTCCGAGGTCCGCGTGAAGGCTTCTCGGAAGTCCTGCGTACCAATACAGCCTTGATCCGGCGTAAAATTAAGGATCCCCGTCTGTGGCTAGAATCCAAACAAATTGGCCGAGTCACTCAAACGGATATAGGCATTATGTATATCAAGGGTATAGCGAACGACAAAATCGTAGAAGAAGTTCATGCCCGGCTGGATCGCATCGACATTGATGCCATTCTGGAGAGCGGATATATCGAGGAATTGATTCAGGACGAAACGATGACTCCCTTCCCGACCGTGTATAACTCCGAGCGGCCTGATGTCATTGCAGCTGAGCTACTGGAAGGAAAAGTGGCAATCCTGGTCGATGGTACTCCGTTTGTGCTTATGGTCCCAGCGCCGTTTGTTTCCTTCATGAATGCTGCGGAAGATTACTATCAACGGGCAGATATCAGCAGTTTTGTCCGCTTGCTTCGTTATGGCGGGGCCTTTATCGCCTTGCTGGCTCCATCACTCTATATCGCCATTACCACATTTCACCAGGAAATGTTGCCGACTAATTTGCTGATCGGGCTCGCAGCGCAGCGGGAAAACGTTCCTTTTCCCGCCTTCATCGAAGCGCTCATGATGGAGGTTACCTTTGAGATTCTGCGTGAAGCTGGCGTCCGCATGCCGAAGTACATTGGAGCAGCCGTCTCCATTGTAGGCACGCTGGTTATCGGGCAAGCGGCCGTTGAGGCCGGAATTATCTCCGCCGCAATGGTCATTGTCGTCTCAATCACAGCCATATCAAGCTTTGTGCTGCCTGCCTACAACATGTCCATCGCTTTTCGGATGATGCGTTTTCCTTTCATGGGAATCGCTGCTTCCTTCGGATTGTACGGCATTTTCGTAGGTTGCATCGCTCTTGTTCTGCATCTTTGCAGCTTGCGAACCTTCGGCGTGCCTTATATGGCGCCGCTTGCACCTTTGATTCCCAGTGACAACAAGGATGCGCTCTTCCGGTTTCCTCACAGCCTGTTGCTTACCCGTCCGCGATTGACCAATCAGAAAAATATCAAGCGGGAAAACAGCGCTACTTCCCGTAAATCACAAAAGTAA
- a CDS encoding GerAB/ArcD/ProY family transporter, translated as MQEPVKISARQFTILTIFFSIGSAILVIPSSVAYIAKQDAWIASLIGVACGLCLTVLYNILAGLYPQMNLIQIMEKALGKWLGKVLSLLIIITLIIIVPGVLHYVGNFLTTQIMPETPVQAVNILFAIVVVMGVRLGLETLARSAELMFPWFILLYVSLVVLVASQIKLENVQPVFERGVGPIWPAVLSFVSLVFLPHFLMLMIHSSSVNQPREARKAFLLGSLIGGLVIALIVALSILVFGPEIISHSFFPSYLLAQKINIGNFLQRIEVIMAIMWFISLYFRLTLYLYFMALALTYIFNLSDYRPLVLPLGILLVAISVIVYPNVAYQQNFDSRIWVPYILTIGLLLPLLLLLIHGLRKLAGNKKKK; from the coding sequence ATGCAAGAACCGGTCAAAATTTCAGCAAGACAATTTACGATCTTAACGATTTTTTTCTCAATCGGCAGCGCTATTCTGGTCATTCCATCGAGCGTAGCTTATATAGCCAAGCAAGATGCTTGGATCGCCTCCCTCATTGGCGTGGCCTGCGGGCTCTGTCTAACCGTGTTGTACAATATCTTAGCCGGGCTGTATCCCCAGATGAATCTGATTCAAATCATGGAGAAAGCTTTGGGCAAATGGCTGGGAAAAGTTCTATCTCTGCTGATCATCATTACTTTAATCATCATTGTTCCCGGAGTATTACATTATGTCGGAAATTTCTTGACGACTCAGATAATGCCCGAAACGCCGGTACAAGCTGTAAATATTCTATTTGCCATTGTGGTGGTCATGGGCGTAAGACTCGGTCTGGAAACGCTGGCCCGCTCGGCCGAGTTGATGTTCCCTTGGTTTATACTGCTTTACGTTTCTTTAGTTGTTTTAGTTGCGTCCCAGATCAAATTGGAGAATGTTCAGCCTGTGTTCGAACGGGGAGTCGGCCCCATTTGGCCAGCAGTTCTTTCCTTCGTCTCATTAGTATTTCTCCCACACTTTTTGATGCTGATGATTCATTCATCTTCCGTGAATCAGCCTCGGGAAGCCCGAAAAGCTTTTCTTCTGGGAAGCTTGATTGGCGGGCTTGTGATTGCTTTGATCGTGGCATTATCGATATTGGTATTTGGCCCCGAGATTATTTCACATAGTTTTTTTCCCAGTTACCTGCTAGCTCAAAAAATTAATATCGGCAACTTTTTGCAACGAATTGAAGTGATTATGGCGATCATGTGGTTCATATCACTCTACTTTAGATTGACCCTGTATCTGTACTTCATGGCGCTCGCCCTGACCTACATATTCAATCTAAGTGACTATCGGCCGTTGGTACTGCCTCTGGGCATCCTTCTGGTGGCTATATCGGTCATCGTTTACCCCAATGTCGCCTACCAGCAGAACTTCGATTCTCGAATATGGGTTCCTTATATATTGACTATTGGATTGCTGCTGCCCTTGCTGCTGCTTCTGATCCATGGGTTACGAAAGTTGGCTGGGAACAAAAAGAAAAAATGA
- the eutH gene encoding ethanolamine utilization protein EutH, giving the protein MEINEIIIYGMVIFMILGAIDKAIGYKFGLGHQFDEGIMAMGSLTLAMVGIISLSPVLAKLLSPVVVPLYTALGADPAMFATTLLANDMGGYSLAMELAQNPEAGLFAGTILGAMLGPTIVFIIPVALGIIKKEDHKFMATGVLAGIVTIPLGCLIGGLVAGFSIGMILSNLVPIILFAVLIVLGLWKFPQGMIKGFTIFGQFIVIVATLGLAVGITQQLTDITIIPGMAPLEEGIQIVGDIAIVLAGAFAMVFVITKVFNKPLMKLGKLLGMNEIAAAGLVATLANVIPMFGMMKDMDARGKVINVAFAVSAAFVFGDHLGFTAGVAKEMIFPMIVGKIVGGITAIFVAVYLSKKMAAEPKVEQQEAV; this is encoded by the coding sequence GTGGAAATAAATGAAATCATCATTTACGGCATGGTTATTTTCATGATTCTCGGTGCCATTGATAAGGCAATCGGGTACAAATTCGGGTTGGGCCACCAATTCGATGAAGGGATTATGGCCATGGGTTCGCTCACGCTGGCGATGGTAGGGATCATCTCCCTGTCTCCGGTATTGGCCAAGCTGTTAAGCCCGGTTGTCGTTCCGCTGTATACTGCGCTGGGAGCGGATCCTGCGATGTTCGCAACCACGTTGTTAGCTAACGACATGGGTGGTTATTCACTCGCTATGGAGCTGGCTCAGAATCCTGAGGCAGGCTTGTTTGCCGGTACTATTTTGGGTGCAATGCTGGGACCAACGATTGTATTTATCATTCCAGTTGCGCTTGGCATCATCAAAAAGGAAGACCATAAATTTATGGCCACCGGTGTGTTGGCTGGAATTGTCACGATTCCTCTTGGATGCTTGATCGGGGGCCTTGTGGCAGGATTCTCCATCGGAATGATTTTATCCAATCTGGTGCCAATCATCCTGTTCGCGGTGCTCATCGTGCTTGGCTTGTGGAAATTCCCGCAAGGCATGATCAAAGGTTTCACTATCTTTGGACAGTTCATTGTTATCGTTGCAACACTGGGACTTGCTGTTGGTATTACACAACAGCTGACGGATATCACGATTATTCCTGGTATGGCTCCACTTGAGGAAGGTATCCAAATTGTCGGCGATATTGCCATTGTGCTGGCTGGTGCCTTTGCTATGGTATTTGTTATTACGAAGGTATTTAACAAACCGCTGATGAAGCTGGGCAAGCTGCTCGGCATGAATGAGATTGCAGCAGCGGGTTTGGTAGCTACACTCGCCAACGTCATCCCGATGTTTGGCATGATGAAAGACATGGACGCCCGAGGCAAGGTCATCAATGTGGCCTTTGCCGTGTCCGCCGCATTTGTGTTCGGTGATCACCTTGGCTTTACAGCAGGGGTAGCCAAAGAGATGATTTTCCCAATGATTGTCGGGAAAATCGTTGGCGGGATTACCGCGATATTCGTTGCTGTCTATCTGTCTAAAAAGATGGCGGCCGAACCGAAGGTTGAACAGCAAGAGGCTGTATAA